From the genome of Alkalimarinus coralli:
GCGGTAAAAAAATTAGAAGAAGAACTCGGTGTCACGCTGTTTGAGCGAAGCAAGGGGCATATTACGGTAACTGAGTTGGGCCAGAAGCTGGTGCAGCAATCACAGAAAGTTCTTGATCAGGCTGGGCTGATAAAAGATATCGCGCAAGAAGGTAAAAACCAGCTGGCCGCACCGCTAAGAGTTGGCGCGATCTATACTATCGGGCCATACCTGTTTCCCCATCTGATGCCTGAATTGCGACGTGCTGCGCCATCAATGCCGTTATATATCGAAGAAAACTACACGCAAGTATTACGTGAAAAGTTAAGGCACTCAAATCTGGACGTGATTTTGGTCGCGCTTCCGTTTGAAGAACCGGAAGTTGTGACGCTACCGCTGTATGATGAGCCTTTTGTAGTGCTGCTGCCTAAAGGGCACCCCTTGACCCGGTTCAGTGAATTAAGCAGCAAGCAGCTATTAAGCGATAACTTATTGCTGTTAGGGCCGGGGAACTGCTTTCGCGACCAAGTGCTTGAAAGTTGTCCTGAGTTGATGAACGCTGTCAGTGTTTCGGCTCAGTCAGGTGAAGGTGCCCCCAAACTTATAACAGAGGGCAGTTCGCTTGAAACCATTCGTCATATGGTGGCGTCTGGGTTAGGCATTACTGTTTTACCGCTATCCGCCGCATCCGTCGGGCAGTATGCCAGTGAAATGATGGAGACACGACCTTTTGTCGCGCCCGTGCCATACAGAACTGTTGGCTTGGCTTGGCGGGTAACGTTTCCTCGGCCAAAGGCTATTGATATTGTTGCGATGGCGGCGGGGCAGTGTCGAGTTGCTGAGCAGGTGTTAAGCGAAACGGCCTGATACCTTTATTGATGGAAGATGTCATTATTAATAGGTGATACTCTCGGATGAGAATACAGGGCGGCATGAGAATAGTGGGTGAGTAGCATAAAGGGTGATAAAAATAGATGGCAACACTCGATGATGTCTCGGTAACCGCTCTAAAGGGCGTTGGCGCGAGCCTGGCTGGCACGTTGGCTAAGCTGGGTATTGTCTCGGTGCAAGACCTATTGTTTCATCTACCACACCGGTATCAGGATCGAACACGCATCTTGCCGGTTGCCAGCTTGCGGGTTGGAGATCAGGGGGTGATTGAGGGGGAGGTCACAGACAGTAAAGTTGTTATGGGCCGAAGACGCAGTTTGCAGGTTTCTCTAAGAGACGGCAGCGGTTTGATTGCGTTACGTTTTTTTCACTTTAATGCGGCGCAGAAACAGCAGATGTCAGTGGGCACTAGACTGCGCTGCTTTGGTGAAGTTCGGCGAGGCCGAGCTGGGCTGGAAATATATCATCCTGAGTATAAAGTGGTGTCCGGTGAGGCGCTAATGCCTGTTGACGATATGCTAACGCCGGTATATCCACTGACTGAAGGCATCCAACAAAACCGTATCCGCAGTCTATGCCAACAAGCGTTGAGCTTGCTTGATCGTTACGAAATAAAAGACTGGATACCCGAATCTGTTCGCCAAGAGTACCAGTTCCTAAATATTAACGATGCCATACGTTTTTTACATCACCCTCCTGTCGACGCGAATCAGCATCAATTGTTGGACGGCAGCCACCCCTGCCAGCAGCGGCTGATTTTTGAAGAGCTATTAGCGCATCATTTCAGTTTGCTGCGTCTCAGGCGGGAGATGCAATCCCACAAAGCGATACCACTCCCGCCAGCAGATGATCTTGAATCAGCCCTATTGGCGCCGTTACCTTTTACGTTAACCGATGCGCAGTTGCATGTATCGGCAGAAATCAAGTCAGACATCCAGCAGATGATCCCCATGTTGCGACTGGTGCAAGGTGATGTTGGCTCTGGAAAGACGATTGTTGCCGCTATTGCCGCACTTCAGGCGGTAGGTAGCCACTGCCAGGTGGCGCTGATGGCACCTACCGAGATTTTAGCCGAGCAGCACTGGATCAACTTTCAGCAGTGGTTGCAGCCAATGGGCATATCGATGGCGTGGCTATCTGGCAAAAGCAAAGGAAAACAACGTGTCGAAGCTCTTGAACGAATCG
Proteins encoded in this window:
- a CDS encoding hydrogen peroxide-inducible genes activator, with protein sequence MTLTELKYIVTLAAEKHFGRAAEKCFVSQPTLSVAVKKLEEELGVTLFERSKGHITVTELGQKLVQQSQKVLDQAGLIKDIAQEGKNQLAAPLRVGAIYTIGPYLFPHLMPELRRAAPSMPLYIEENYTQVLREKLRHSNLDVILVALPFEEPEVVTLPLYDEPFVVLLPKGHPLTRFSELSSKQLLSDNLLLLGPGNCFRDQVLESCPELMNAVSVSAQSGEGAPKLITEGSSLETIRHMVASGLGITVLPLSAASVGQYASEMMETRPFVAPVPYRTVGLAWRVTFPRPKAIDIVAMAAGQCRVAEQVLSETA
- the recG gene encoding ATP-dependent DNA helicase RecG, whose product is MATLDDVSVTALKGVGASLAGTLAKLGIVSVQDLLFHLPHRYQDRTRILPVASLRVGDQGVIEGEVTDSKVVMGRRRSLQVSLRDGSGLIALRFFHFNAAQKQQMSVGTRLRCFGEVRRGRAGLEIYHPEYKVVSGEALMPVDDMLTPVYPLTEGIQQNRIRSLCQQALSLLDRYEIKDWIPESVRQEYQFLNINDAIRFLHHPPVDANQHQLLDGSHPCQQRLIFEELLAHHFSLLRLRREMQSHKAIPLPPADDLESALLAPLPFTLTDAQLHVSAEIKSDIQQMIPMLRLVQGDVGSGKTIVAAIAALQAVGSHCQVALMAPTEILAEQHWINFQQWLQPMGISMAWLSGKSKGKQRVEALERIASGEAQVVIGTHALFQPDVRFHKLALVIIDEQHRFGVHQRLALKDKGASGGFVPHQLIMTATPIPRTLAMSAYADLDTSVIDELPPGRQPIETVVIADTRRDQVISRVREACLEGRQAYWVCTLVEESEALQCQAAEVAAAMLTEQLPDLKVGLVHGRMKANEKSAVMDAFKEGHLDLLVATTVIEVGVDVPNASLIIIENPERLGLAQLHQLRGRVGRGSTASYCVLMYHPPLSQNGKERLKVMRESNNGFVIAEKDLELRGPGEVLGTRQTGLMQFRLAELERDKQWLPEVKALAPSLMNNHVIVNALIERWLGNNVQYGAV